From Neobacillus sp. PS2-9, the proteins below share one genomic window:
- a CDS encoding lactate 2-monooxygenase — translation MGFGNQVQFKVYQGIENNIVPVSYEELEAKAKEQLEAKPYHYVAASAGAEVTARNNNKSFEKWHIVPRMLSDTSSRDLSIELFGKKLQYPFLLAPIGVQSIVHPEGELATARAAASMGIPLIASTASTYSLEKISAEMGVGDRWFQLYWSSDREIAASMVKRAEAAGYSAIVITLDTPMMAWREKDIEHAYLPFLEAEGIGNYLEDPVFCSRLEKSPKEDMKSAIRLWAQVFGNPSLSWKDIEFIKGQTSLPILLKGILHPEDAKLALIHGVDGIIVSNHGGRQVDGAIPAIDALPDIVEIVGGQIPVLMDSGIRRGSDIVKAIALGAKAVLVGRPYMYGLALAGEEGVKQVLRNLIADFDLTLALSGKSSVSELNRDLLRKI, via the coding sequence ATGGGTTTCGGTAATCAAGTCCAATTTAAAGTTTATCAAGGAATAGAGAATAATATTGTTCCAGTTTCATATGAAGAGTTAGAGGCTAAGGCTAAAGAGCAACTTGAGGCAAAACCATATCACTACGTTGCCGCATCTGCTGGTGCTGAAGTAACAGCAAGGAACAATAATAAGTCATTTGAAAAGTGGCATATTGTCCCACGCATGTTAAGTGATACCTCATCAAGAGATCTAAGTATCGAGCTGTTTGGCAAAAAACTTCAGTATCCTTTTTTGCTCGCACCAATAGGAGTTCAATCGATTGTCCATCCTGAAGGCGAACTAGCAACAGCACGGGCCGCAGCGAGCATGGGTATCCCGCTCATAGCAAGTACTGCTTCTACATACAGTCTTGAAAAAATCTCTGCAGAAATGGGTGTAGGGGATAGATGGTTTCAGCTGTATTGGAGTAGCGACAGGGAAATTGCTGCAAGTATGGTAAAAAGAGCAGAGGCAGCGGGATATAGTGCTATAGTGATTACACTTGATACCCCAATGATGGCATGGCGTGAAAAAGATATTGAACATGCATATTTGCCGTTTTTAGAAGCAGAAGGTATTGGTAACTATTTGGAAGATCCTGTTTTTTGTTCACGCTTAGAAAAGTCCCCAAAAGAGGATATGAAATCCGCCATCAGGCTTTGGGCACAAGTATTCGGAAATCCATCTTTAAGCTGGAAAGACATAGAATTTATTAAAGGACAAACCTCACTGCCAATTTTGTTAAAAGGTATTTTACATCCTGAAGATGCGAAGCTGGCATTAATTCATGGTGTGGATGGAATCATTGTGAGCAATCATGGAGGCAGGCAGGTCGATGGAGCCATTCCGGCCATTGATGCATTACCTGATATTGTAGAAATTGTCGGAGGCCAAATCCCAGTCTTAATGGACAGTGGGATTAGAAGAGGCTCTGATATTGTTAAAGCCATTGCGCTAGGTGCCAAAGCGGTATTGGTAGGTCGACCTTATATGTATGGATTAGCTTTGGCTGGAGAAGAAGGAGTGAAACAGGTACTCCGTAATTTGATTGCAGATTTTGACTTAACCCTTGCTTTATCAGGGAAAAGTTCGGTAAGCGAGTTAAATCGTGATTTATTAAGAAAAATATAA
- a CDS encoding PaaI family thioesterase — protein MEKNIVVAIQDEYPDDFAWCYGCGRLNEEGHHFRTCWQGEKTVTIFSPEARHLALPGFVYGGIVASLIDCHGTGTASLALHRKNGHEPGEGAEPPRFVTASLNVNFIKPTPHGVPLKAVGTVHEIHPKKYKVETEVYANDTLCARGEVIAVVMPSTFLKNE, from the coding sequence GTGGAAAAAAATATAGTAGTAGCCATTCAAGATGAGTACCCAGATGATTTTGCTTGGTGTTACGGCTGTGGCAGATTAAATGAAGAGGGGCACCATTTTCGTACTTGTTGGCAAGGGGAGAAGACGGTAACAATTTTTAGTCCAGAGGCAAGACATCTAGCACTTCCGGGATTTGTCTATGGCGGAATTGTTGCGTCGTTAATCGATTGTCATGGGACGGGAACCGCATCATTGGCCCTTCACCGAAAGAATGGTCATGAACCGGGTGAAGGAGCAGAGCCACCTCGATTTGTCACTGCTTCACTGAACGTAAACTTTATTAAGCCAACTCCCCATGGCGTGCCTCTGAAGGCAGTTGGAACAGTACACGAGATTCACCCAAAGAAATATAAGGTTGAAACAGAGGTTTATGCCAATGATACACTCTGTGCTCGTGGTGAGGTTATTGCGGTCGTCATGCCAAGCACATTTTTAAAAAATGAATAA
- a CDS encoding TetR/AcrR family transcriptional regulator, with protein sequence MYNRKQNVIHSAHQLFIEKGFQATSIQDILDYSGISKGTFYNYFSSKNELLIGIYKSIHKKLEKEKNDLLVGQDPSDIEIFIKQIELQMITNRKNKLIALFEEVMASNDNDLKQFILRSRLNSLNWYYKRFIEIFGEDKRPYLLDCAIMFQGILQINVHYNRMAYETGEKVNQVVRYSVSRLVKMVEDVVESNDQLLQPELIEKWLPGCQKNDKGFKTQLLQHSVTLRKTIAKHISNEAEQAKFIELLDFIIDELLHSGVPRKFITESALYTLKENNYLAKELPPLEKLVKDYFSQLED encoded by the coding sequence ATGTACAATCGGAAACAAAATGTTATTCATTCTGCCCACCAATTATTTATTGAAAAGGGTTTCCAAGCGACATCTATTCAAGACATTTTAGATTACAGCGGTATTTCAAAGGGTACATTTTATAATTATTTTTCTTCAAAGAATGAATTATTAATCGGAATCTACAAATCCATTCACAAAAAGCTGGAGAAGGAAAAAAATGACTTACTTGTCGGTCAGGATCCTTCAGATATTGAAATATTTATTAAACAGATTGAATTGCAAATGATTACAAATAGAAAAAATAAATTAATTGCTTTATTTGAAGAAGTAATGGCCTCGAATGATAATGACCTTAAACAGTTTATTCTGCGTAGTCGCTTAAATTCTCTTAACTGGTACTATAAGCGTTTTATTGAAATTTTTGGTGAGGACAAAAGACCTTATTTGTTAGATTGCGCAATAATGTTTCAGGGAATTCTCCAAATAAATGTACATTACAATCGAATGGCGTATGAAACAGGAGAAAAAGTCAATCAAGTAGTACGTTATAGTGTTAGCCGCCTAGTGAAAATGGTGGAAGATGTAGTCGAATCCAATGATCAATTGCTTCAACCAGAACTGATTGAAAAATGGCTTCCTGGCTGCCAAAAAAATGATAAGGGATTTAAAACTCAACTTCTTCAGCACTCTGTCACATTAAGAAAAACGATTGCAAAGCATATTTCTAATGAAGCAGAACAGGCTAAATTTATTGAACTGCTGGATTTTATTATTGATGAATTATTACATTCAGGTGTACCCCGCAAATTTATTACTGAAAGTGCTCTTTATACTCTTAAAGAGAATAATTATCTGGCTAAAGAACTTCCACCATTGGAAAAGTTGGTTAAAGACTACTTTAGTCAACTTGAGGATTGA
- a CDS encoding DHA2 family efflux MFS transporter permease subunit: MDQSKAEAKRPPYGIIAVLMIGAFIAFLNNTLLNIALPSIMKDLEIEASTVQWLTTGFMLVNGILIPLSAFLIQKFSVRQLFLAAMILFTVGTVLAGFAHAFPLLLTGRMIQASGSAIMMPLLMNVMLTSFPVEKRGMAMGVFGLVLMFAPAIGPTLSGWIIEHYDWRMLFHFITPIAIIVVLIGFFLLKDKKGKVDIKLDFLSVILSSVGFGGILYGFSSAGKDGWDSPKVYGTLAIGVIALVTFILRQLNQERPLLNFRIYKYPMFALSSAISMVVTMAMFSGMLLLPIYVQTIRGISPIDAGLLLLPGAIVMAIMMPITGKLFDKFGGRLLAIIGLSITVITSYLLSNLTLDMSYKHLIFLYTLRMFGMSMVNMPVTTNGLNQLPARFYPHGTAMNNTMQQVSGAIGTALLVTVMTTRAKTHATELVAAAKAKMLSNPPTTAITEAMKLKMQHDIQMKAMLEGINDAFYVSVFIAGLALVLALFIKRAKQAEDPGEAKPAGNKVTAKLAEN; the protein is encoded by the coding sequence ATGGATCAATCAAAAGCTGAGGCTAAACGTCCTCCATACGGGATTATTGCGGTCTTAATGATTGGAGCCTTTATTGCATTCTTAAATAACACATTACTAAATATCGCACTACCTTCCATTATGAAGGATTTAGAAATTGAAGCTTCGACGGTTCAATGGCTAACAACTGGATTTATGTTAGTAAATGGAATTCTTATTCCATTATCAGCATTTTTAATTCAAAAATTCTCTGTTCGTCAACTTTTCTTAGCAGCAATGATTTTATTTACAGTCGGTACTGTTTTAGCTGGATTTGCGCATGCTTTCCCGCTATTACTAACCGGTCGGATGATTCAGGCTTCTGGTTCTGCCATAATGATGCCTTTATTAATGAACGTAATGTTAACTAGCTTTCCGGTTGAAAAACGTGGAATGGCGATGGGCGTATTTGGATTAGTATTAATGTTTGCCCCAGCTATTGGACCGACATTATCAGGCTGGATTATTGAACACTATGATTGGAGAATGCTTTTCCATTTTATTACGCCAATCGCGATTATTGTCGTATTAATTGGATTCTTCTTACTTAAAGATAAAAAAGGAAAAGTTGATATCAAACTTGATTTCTTATCTGTTATCTTATCTAGCGTAGGGTTTGGTGGAATATTATATGGATTTAGTTCTGCTGGTAAGGACGGATGGGACAGTCCAAAGGTATACGGCACGCTTGCAATTGGTGTCATTGCCTTAGTAACCTTTATTTTACGTCAATTAAATCAAGAAAGACCATTGCTTAATTTTAGAATCTACAAATACCCAATGTTCGCATTATCGTCAGCGATTTCCATGGTTGTTACTATGGCAATGTTTTCAGGGATGCTTCTTTTGCCAATTTATGTTCAAACGATTCGAGGAATATCTCCGATAGATGCTGGATTATTGTTGTTACCTGGGGCAATCGTAATGGCTATTATGATGCCGATTACTGGTAAATTATTTGATAAGTTTGGCGGACGACTACTGGCTATCATTGGTTTATCGATTACAGTGATCACAAGTTATCTTCTTAGTAATTTAACTCTTGATATGTCTTATAAACACTTAATATTTTTATACACTTTGCGTATGTTTGGTATGTCAATGGTAAATATGCCGGTTACAACTAATGGTTTAAACCAGTTGCCGGCAAGATTTTACCCACATGGTACAGCGATGAATAATACCATGCAACAAGTTTCAGGTGCTATTGGTACGGCTTTATTGGTAACAGTAATGACAACCCGTGCGAAAACACACGCAACGGAACTTGTTGCGGCAGCCAAGGCCAAGATGCTTAGCAATCCGCCGACAACAGCGATTACTGAGGCTATGAAATTAAAAATGCAACACGACATCCAAATGAAAGCTATGCTTGAAGGGATAAATGATGCGTTCTACGTAAGTGTCTTTATCGCTGGTCTTGCTTTAGTCCTTGCACTTTTCATTAAACGTGCAAAACAAGCAGAAGACCCAGGTGAAGCTAAGCCAGCAGGCAATAAAGTAACTGCAAAGCTAGCTGAAAATTAA
- a CDS encoding branched-chain amino acid aminotransferase, giving the protein MVNFSDAYIERCDKETENMIKNETGAFLSQPLTYLKKNKNEFIYLESNWFEAIRVEAVSLEVDDVFGTYDVMLGLKLQKKFDKTLNEHLNTTLHGNEAKFDLIFSQDDGLWNLNFALNYVKGFKEDMTLNEAFQVIYQFLNNLVEAVKVGKS; this is encoded by the coding sequence ATGGTGAATTTTTCAGATGCTTACATTGAACGTTGTGATAAAGAAACAGAAAATATGATAAAGAATGAAACAGGGGCTTTTTTATCTCAACCACTCACTTACTTGAAAAAGAATAAGAATGAGTTTATCTATCTAGAGTCAAACTGGTTTGAAGCGATTAGAGTAGAAGCTGTTTCGTTAGAGGTTGATGATGTGTTTGGAACCTATGACGTGATGTTAGGGCTAAAGCTTCAAAAGAAATTCGATAAAACATTAAATGAACATCTAAATACAACTTTACATGGAAATGAAGCCAAATTTGATTTGATTTTTAGTCAAGATGATGGCCTATGGAATTTAAACTTTGCTTTGAATTATGTTAAAGGTTTTAAGGAAGATATGACCTTAAATGAAGCGTTCCAAGTAATTTATCAATTCCTAAATAATTTAGTGGAAGCAGTTAAAGTAGGAAAAAGTTAA
- a CDS encoding cobalamin-binding protein, with product MRVISLCPSNTEIIEYLGLTHLLVGVDDFSDWPETIASLPKLGPDLSINMNLVEKLNPDMVLASLSVPGMEKNVNQLKERGIPHIILNPQSLSDIEHDLITTAEVLGYPERGMRAAERFRTRVAKVKQKGSNNHRTLKLYWEWWPRPVFTPGKLNWLTEISELAGAVNLFQDVEFASVQTDWEDVLRRQPDYICLVWVGVRRDKVQKSIIKKRPGFEKLKHLNDERILILEEELYCRPSPRLLDGLEKLIGLIQK from the coding sequence GTGCGAGTTATTTCCTTATGCCCGAGTAACACAGAAATTATAGAATATTTAGGTCTGACACATCTATTGGTCGGGGTGGATGATTTTTCTGATTGGCCTGAGACTATTGCCAGTCTTCCAAAATTGGGGCCAGATTTATCGATAAATATGAATCTAGTAGAAAAATTAAACCCTGACATGGTTCTAGCTTCTTTAAGTGTCCCAGGAATGGAGAAGAATGTTAATCAATTAAAGGAACGTGGGATTCCTCACATTATCTTGAATCCACAATCGCTATCGGATATAGAACATGACCTTATTACCACTGCAGAGGTGCTGGGATATCCGGAACGAGGTATGCGAGCTGCCGAACGGTTTCGTACTAGAGTCGCAAAGGTAAAACAGAAAGGTTCGAATAATCATCGTACACTCAAGCTATATTGGGAATGGTGGCCGAGGCCGGTTTTTACGCCAGGAAAGCTAAATTGGCTTACCGAAATTTCGGAATTAGCAGGTGCAGTCAATTTATTTCAAGATGTAGAATTCGCAAGTGTCCAAACAGATTGGGAAGACGTGTTGAGACGACAACCAGATTATATTTGTCTTGTTTGGGTGGGGGTTAGAAGGGATAAAGTCCAAAAAAGTATCATCAAAAAACGTCCAGGATTTGAAAAATTGAAGCATCTTAATGATGAGCGCATTCTTATTTTAGAAGAAGAACTTTATTGTAGACCTTCACCAAGACTACTTGATGGTTTAGAAAAGTTAATCGGATTGATTCAAAAATAA
- a CDS encoding zinc-binding alcohol dehydrogenase family protein gives MNTMKAVGLTRYLPIDNPQSLVDVVVEKPKATGRDILVKVAAISVNPVDTKVRAPKERVEEVPKILGWDVAGVVEETGPDCSLFRPGDEVFYAGSIARQGGNSEYHLVDERIVGRKPVSLSFVEAAALPLTSITAWEALFTRMSISQDPGPNKGKPLLIIGAAGGVGSIATQLAKQAGLTVIGTASRSETVSWVKSMGADYTINHHDPLLPQLQAIGFTNVPYIFCLNALEKHWAGISEAISPQGVVCAIDDPTSPLDLKLLKQKSVTFVWEFMFTRPVYETDDMIEQHLLLNRIADAVDHQKLKTTLAEVLGPISAENLRQAHKFLESNRTIGKIVLEGFV, from the coding sequence ATGAATACAATGAAGGCGGTAGGATTAACTCGTTACCTTCCAATTGACAATCCCCAAAGCCTGGTGGACGTAGTTGTAGAAAAACCAAAAGCAACGGGTCGTGACATTTTGGTCAAAGTTGCGGCCATATCGGTCAATCCTGTTGATACAAAGGTACGAGCTCCTAAAGAAAGAGTTGAGGAAGTTCCTAAAATTCTAGGTTGGGATGTAGCAGGAGTCGTCGAAGAGACAGGACCGGACTGTTCATTGTTTCGTCCGGGAGATGAAGTTTTTTATGCTGGCAGTATTGCACGACAAGGCGGAAACAGTGAATACCATCTAGTCGATGAACGAATCGTTGGGCGCAAACCTGTTTCCTTAAGTTTTGTGGAAGCCGCAGCTCTTCCCCTAACCTCCATTACAGCTTGGGAAGCGTTATTTACCCGAATGTCTATTTCCCAAGATCCGGGCCCTAACAAAGGAAAGCCTCTGCTGATCATTGGTGCAGCCGGGGGTGTAGGTTCCATTGCCACTCAGCTTGCAAAACAAGCTGGGCTTACTGTAATCGGGACTGCTTCCCGATCGGAAACTGTTAGCTGGGTTAAATCAATGGGCGCGGACTATACCATTAATCACCATGACCCGCTCCTTCCACAACTTCAAGCAATTGGATTTACAAACGTTCCGTACATTTTTTGCCTGAATGCTTTGGAAAAACACTGGGCCGGTATTAGCGAAGCTATTTCTCCGCAAGGAGTTGTGTGCGCAATTGATGATCCAACCTCTCCGCTGGACCTCAAATTGCTTAAGCAAAAAAGCGTCACCTTCGTGTGGGAGTTTATGTTTACTCGCCCTGTTTACGAAACAGATGATATGATTGAGCAGCATCTATTGCTTAATCGTATTGCTGATGCTGTGGACCATCAAAAATTAAAGACAACACTGGCCGAAGTCCTTGGACCGATCTCAGCAGAAAATCTCCGTCAAGCCCACAAATTTTTGGAGAGCAATAGGACGATTGGTAAAATTGTACTAGAAGGTTTTGTTTAA